One Curtobacterium sp. MCLR17_032 genomic window carries:
- the guaB gene encoding IMP dehydrogenase, translating to MDQPDPFGFIGLTYDDVMLLPGHTDVIPSEASTASRLTKRISVNVPLLSAAMDTVTESRMAIAMARQGGIGILHRNLSIADQAAYVDKVKRSESGMITNPVTTTPDATVAEVDALCGQFRVSGLPVVESDGTLVGIITNRDMRFVAPFEMATTLVRDVMTKAPLITAPEGIDPEEAIAIFAQHKIEKLPLVDPAGKLRGLITVKDFDKSEKYPDATKDDEGRLRVGAAIGFFGDAWQRAEALRDAGVDVLVVDTANGESEGVLDMVRRLKADRSFDAIDVIGGNVATRSGAQALIDAGVDAVKVGVGPGSICTTRVVAGVGVPQVTAVYEASLAAREAGVPIIADGGLQYSGDIAKALVAGADTVMLGSLLAGSDESPGELVFVGGKQFKAYRGMGSLGALQTRGKKTSYSKDRYFQADVPSDEKLIPEGIEGQVPYRGSVGNVVYQLVGGLRQSMFYVGGRTIPELKARGKFVRITAAGLKESHPHDIQMVVEAPNYRG from the coding sequence ATGGACCAGCCGGATCCGTTCGGATTCATCGGACTCACGTACGACGACGTCATGCTCCTGCCGGGGCACACCGACGTCATCCCGAGCGAGGCGTCCACCGCGTCCCGGCTCACCAAGCGGATCTCGGTCAACGTGCCGCTGCTCTCCGCGGCCATGGACACCGTCACCGAGTCCCGCATGGCCATCGCCATGGCGCGGCAGGGCGGCATCGGGATCCTGCACCGCAACCTCTCGATCGCGGACCAGGCGGCCTACGTCGACAAGGTCAAGCGCTCCGAGTCGGGCATGATCACCAACCCGGTGACCACCACACCGGACGCCACCGTGGCCGAGGTCGACGCGCTCTGTGGGCAGTTCCGCGTCTCCGGCCTGCCGGTCGTCGAGTCCGACGGCACGCTCGTCGGCATCATCACGAACCGGGACATGCGGTTCGTCGCCCCGTTCGAGATGGCCACGACGCTGGTGCGTGACGTCATGACGAAGGCGCCGCTGATCACCGCTCCGGAGGGCATCGACCCCGAAGAGGCGATCGCGATCTTCGCGCAGCACAAGATCGAGAAGCTGCCGCTGGTCGACCCGGCGGGCAAGCTCCGCGGGCTCATCACCGTCAAGGACTTCGACAAGAGCGAGAAGTACCCGGACGCCACGAAGGACGACGAGGGCCGCCTACGTGTCGGCGCGGCGATCGGGTTCTTCGGCGACGCCTGGCAGCGTGCCGAGGCACTGCGTGACGCGGGGGTCGACGTGCTCGTGGTCGACACCGCGAACGGCGAGAGCGAAGGCGTGCTCGACATGGTCCGTCGCCTCAAGGCCGACCGGTCCTTCGACGCGATCGACGTCATCGGCGGCAACGTCGCGACCCGCTCCGGGGCGCAGGCGCTCATCGACGCGGGGGTGGACGCCGTCAAGGTCGGCGTCGGTCCGGGCTCGATCTGCACCACCCGCGTCGTCGCCGGTGTCGGCGTGCCGCAGGTGACCGCCGTGTACGAGGCGTCGCTCGCCGCGCGGGAGGCCGGCGTCCCGATCATCGCCGACGGTGGCCTGCAGTACTCGGGCGACATCGCCAAGGCCCTGGTCGCCGGTGCGGACACCGTCATGCTCGGCTCGCTGCTGGCCGGGTCCGACGAGTCCCCGGGCGAGCTCGTGTTCGTCGGTGGCAAGCAGTTCAAGGCGTACCGCGGGATGGGTTCCCTCGGCGCGCTGCAGACCCGCGGCAAGAAGACCTCGTACTCGAAGGACCGCTACTTCCAGGCGGACGTGCCCTCCGACGAGAAGCTCATCCCCGAGGGCATCGAGGGTCAGGTCCCCTACCGCGGCTCGGTCGGCAACGTCGTGTACCAGCTCGTCGGCGGGCTGCGGCAGTCGATGTTCTACGTCGGCGGTCGGACGATCCCGGAGCTCAAGGCGCGGGGCAAGTTCGTCCGCATCACCGCGGCCGGGCTGAAGGAGTCGCACCCGCACGACATCCAGATGGTCGTCGAGGCCCCGAACTACCGCGGCTAG